Proteins co-encoded in one Homoserinimonas aerilata genomic window:
- the glpK gene encoding glycerol kinase GlpK codes for MANAGSAEYVMAIDQGTTSTRAIIVDRSARVVSSGQLEHRQLFPRAGWVEHDAVEIWNSVREAVGIALSRAELSPHDIAAVGVTNQRETAVVWNRLTGRPVYNAIVWQDTRTQSIVDRLAGEAGVDRYKQIVGLPLATYFAGPKVAWILENVDGCREAAEAGELLFGTIDSWLLWNLTGGRDGGVHVTDVTNASRTLLMDLDTLSWREDIAAELGIPLSMLPSIRSSSEVYGTCSENGMLPGVPIAGILGDQQAAMFGQACFDEGMAKNTYGTGNFVLLNTGTKRVDSANGLLTTVCYQLGSAAPVYALEGSIAVTGSLVQWLRDNLGLINEASDIERLALSVDDNGGAYFVPAFSGLFAPHWRQDARGALLGLTRFVNRAHIARAALEATAFQTREVMEAMNADAGVELAELRVDGGMVANELLMQFQADQLGVDVIRPRVTETTALGAAFAAGIAIGFWKGTQEVADTWAEDARWSPTMPDGERDRLYRNWKKAVTKTMGWVDDDVEASEP; via the coding sequence ATGGCGAATGCGGGCAGTGCCGAGTATGTGATGGCGATCGATCAGGGGACCACAAGCACGCGGGCGATCATCGTCGACCGCAGTGCCCGCGTGGTCTCGTCGGGCCAGCTCGAACACCGTCAGCTGTTCCCCCGCGCCGGGTGGGTTGAACACGATGCGGTGGAGATCTGGAACAGTGTGCGTGAGGCCGTCGGCATCGCCCTCAGCCGGGCCGAGCTCAGCCCGCATGACATCGCCGCCGTCGGGGTCACCAACCAGCGGGAGACCGCCGTCGTCTGGAACAGGCTCACCGGCCGCCCGGTCTACAACGCCATCGTCTGGCAGGACACCCGCACGCAGTCCATCGTCGACCGTCTGGCAGGCGAGGCCGGCGTTGACCGTTACAAGCAGATCGTGGGCCTCCCCCTGGCGACCTATTTCGCCGGCCCCAAGGTTGCATGGATCCTCGAGAACGTCGACGGATGCCGTGAGGCGGCAGAAGCGGGCGAGCTGCTCTTCGGCACGATCGACAGCTGGCTGCTCTGGAATCTCACGGGCGGCCGCGACGGTGGGGTGCACGTCACCGATGTGACGAACGCCTCGCGCACCCTCCTTATGGACCTCGACACGCTTTCTTGGCGGGAGGACATCGCCGCGGAACTGGGGATTCCCCTGTCGATGCTTCCGAGCATCCGTTCGTCATCTGAGGTGTACGGCACGTGCAGCGAGAACGGAATGCTGCCCGGCGTGCCGATCGCGGGCATCCTGGGCGACCAGCAGGCGGCCATGTTCGGGCAGGCCTGCTTCGACGAGGGCATGGCGAAGAACACCTACGGCACCGGCAACTTCGTGCTCCTGAACACCGGCACCAAGCGGGTCGACAGCGCCAACGGGCTGCTCACGACCGTGTGTTATCAGCTGGGTTCCGCTGCCCCCGTCTATGCGCTGGAGGGGTCGATCGCGGTCACCGGGTCGCTCGTGCAGTGGCTGCGCGACAATCTGGGGCTCATCAACGAGGCATCCGATATCGAGCGGCTCGCCCTCTCGGTCGACGACAACGGCGGCGCATATTTCGTGCCGGCCTTCTCCGGTCTCTTCGCCCCGCACTGGCGGCAGGATGCCCGCGGTGCCCTGCTGGGCCTCACCCGTTTCGTCAACCGGGCCCACATCGCGCGGGCCGCTCTCGAGGCGACCGCGTTCCAGACCCGCGAGGTCATGGAGGCCATGAATGCGGATGCTGGGGTCGAGTTGGCAGAGCTGCGCGTCGACGGCGGCATGGTCGCCAACGAACTGCTGATGCAGTTCCAGGCCGACCAGCTCGGCGTCGATGTCATTCGGCCGCGTGTCACCGAGACGACGGCGCTGGGCGCCGCGTTCGCCGCGGGCATCGCGATCGGGTTCTGGAAGGGCACACAGGAGGTCGCCGACACCTGGGCTGAAGACGCCCGGTGGTCGCCGACGATGCCCGACGGCGAACGAGACAGGCTTTACCGCAACTGGAAGAAGGCGGTGACGAAGACCATGGGTTGGGTCGACGACGACGTGGAGGCGTCTGAACCCTGA
- a CDS encoding alpha/beta hydrolase family protein, with amino-acid sequence MKQKMIRRNSFWLVLSVALMVVSAIGASLVQTGGGSVAIKDMRWETASGQTMSALLFKPASATAENPAPAVVVSHGWWNNREMQDANYVELARRGYVVLSIDMYGHGNSEPLVASELTLGGTGMYDAVKLVADLPYIDKDKLGVSGHSNGARAANFSVAIDNAADEQLIKAVLLVDNDAVYRDAADDNKYFNLYGARPTGIVADQYDEFFFRSYDENGAVLTPPREYIGTPNAQSFLNFGVDPEEATDVREAGKFYTDTVDGVETSRVVYTPAETHPWGTISKTTVASQVEFFENAFGAPEPIAADSQIWQVKEGFTALGLIGFGIFLVAFARALLTTRAFAGLKHTPTAELAPATRKGHAWFWGGLLVSALFSGFSYIWVSQQPWISGIAFNVTPTIFTQGAVFFIAFWAAINGIAAIVIMGVAYWLFGRREGQNLRDLGVLPGWKKFWQGIGLGAVVVVAAFGIVFMLDYFFKTDFRLWVVAVKAFTPDKVGIALLYLPMFLLYFLANSVAINSFNRFTIKGREWLNTAVLVLFNSLAPIVLVVAQYTTFANTGHLIPGFGGINSIWLFPVIVLLAAAAVVSRKIYRATNNPYIGGFITASVVTLMSVSNTLTVVY; translated from the coding sequence ATGAAACAGAAGATGATCAGGAGGAACAGCTTCTGGCTGGTCCTCTCCGTGGCCTTGATGGTCGTATCCGCGATCGGCGCGTCGCTTGTTCAGACGGGTGGCGGCTCTGTCGCCATCAAGGACATGAGGTGGGAGACCGCCTCCGGCCAGACGATGAGCGCACTGCTGTTCAAGCCTGCGTCGGCGACGGCAGAGAATCCGGCCCCCGCGGTCGTGGTCAGCCACGGTTGGTGGAACAACCGCGAGATGCAGGATGCCAACTATGTCGAGCTCGCGCGCCGCGGCTACGTCGTGCTGTCGATCGACATGTACGGTCACGGCAACTCGGAGCCGCTCGTTGCCAGCGAGCTGACGCTCGGCGGCACCGGCATGTACGACGCTGTGAAGCTCGTGGCCGATCTGCCCTACATCGACAAGGACAAGCTGGGGGTCTCGGGTCACTCGAACGGTGCCCGGGCGGCGAACTTCTCGGTCGCCATCGACAACGCGGCCGATGAGCAGCTCATCAAGGCTGTGCTGTTGGTCGACAATGACGCCGTCTATCGTGACGCCGCCGACGACAACAAGTACTTCAACCTGTACGGCGCGCGCCCGACAGGTATTGTGGCCGACCAGTATGACGAGTTCTTCTTCCGGAGCTACGACGAGAATGGTGCTGTGCTGACGCCTCCGCGTGAGTACATCGGCACCCCCAACGCCCAGTCCTTCCTGAACTTCGGGGTCGACCCGGAGGAGGCGACGGATGTCCGTGAGGCGGGCAAGTTCTACACCGACACGGTCGATGGTGTCGAGACGAGCCGCGTCGTGTACACGCCGGCGGAGACGCACCCGTGGGGAACGATCTCGAAGACCACGGTCGCAAGCCAGGTCGAGTTCTTCGAGAACGCGTTCGGGGCTCCTGAGCCGATCGCCGCAGATTCGCAGATCTGGCAGGTCAAGGAGGGTTTCACCGCCCTGGGTCTCATCGGCTTCGGTATCTTCCTCGTCGCCTTCGCCCGCGCACTCCTGACGACGCGGGCGTTCGCCGGCCTGAAGCACACGCCGACGGCGGAGCTCGCCCCCGCGACGCGCAAGGGTCACGCCTGGTTCTGGGGCGGCCTGCTGGTGTCTGCGCTCTTCTCCGGATTCAGCTACATCTGGGTCAGTCAGCAGCCGTGGATCAGCGGGATCGCCTTCAACGTGACTCCGACAATCTTCACGCAGGGCGCCGTGTTCTTCATCGCGTTCTGGGCGGCGATCAACGGCATTGCGGCGATCGTCATCATGGGTGTCGCCTACTGGCTGTTCGGCCGGCGCGAGGGGCAGAACCTGCGTGACCTGGGCGTTCTGCCCGGGTGGAAGAAGTTCTGGCAGGGCATCGGCCTCGGAGCCGTCGTCGTCGTTGCGGCGTTCGGCATCGTGTTCATGCTCGACTACTTCTTCAAGACCGACTTCAGGCTCTGGGTTGTCGCCGTCAAGGCGTTCACGCCTGACAAGGTCGGTATCGCGCTGTTGTACCTGCCGATGTTCCTGCTGTACTTCCTGGCGAACTCGGTGGCCATCAACAGCTTCAACCGGTTCACCATCAAGGGCAGGGAGTGGCTCAACACGGCCGTCCTGGTGCTGTTCAACTCGCTCGCACCGATCGTGCTCGTCGTCGCTCAGTACACGACATTCGCCAACACGGGGCACCTCATCCCGGGCTTCGGCGGCATCAACAGTATCTGGCTGTTCCCGGTGATCGTGCTGCTGGCCGCTGCTGCGGTGGTGTCGCGCAAGATCTACCGTGCGACGAACAACCCGTACATCGGTGGGTTCATCACGGCGAGCGTGGTGACCCTGATGAGTGTGAGCAACACCCTCACGGTCGTCTACTAG